Within Porites lutea chromosome 2, jaPorLute2.1, whole genome shotgun sequence, the genomic segment ATCCTTGAAAATGCTTTCTTAATCACCGACAAATAGGCAAAGCGTAAATTTTTGCTTTCATATCCTTGAAACAGACAAGTTCTCAGTAGCCGCTGTAGTGGACTGTACAAGCCTGGTGAAATCATTTCCGGTCAATTTATACTACACACTCAACACACAAGCCACCCTCAATCAGTTGTGCCGAGTCCTGGCTGATCCTTCTGAAGAATCGCAGACGTATACCGTGTCAGCGGAGCTCTTTAACAAGGCTGGATGGAAAGGAATACACAGTGGACATCTGGGATTGCTGTTCAATGTTGTAGATGAATACAACTTTGATTTCGTTTACCTTAGGTAAATCTTTTGCTCACAGACTTCCCAAAATTCACACAATGAGTTTGTTGGGGTtgcggaaaccattgttggttcgCTTTGCGTTTTTccattcttttgttttacgtcattaGGTGATTGCACCCgtccacaacaccaagaaactactgGAACGTTGTTGTCCTTGCTTTTCATGATTTAAACAGGATAACTCTATGAAAAGGAAGTGGTTTCATCCATGGTGTTGAaaaagagcgttttcacataacgtcacggcggccatattggtgttccataacaataaaacggcggccatgttggtgtaccaagaaaatcctcatggagttgaactcttttctcatgtaaatgcttTAATCTTTTGTTCCAGTAAATAAGCATAGCTGATGgacacgtgagtgaaaacgctctattatGAGTCACCTTCGTCCCCAGGGTTTTTTTCATGGTCCcgggggacgaggttgaatatGAGTCACCAGCATTATCGAGCATTATCATGTCAAGATAAAGTGTACAATTCATTGCCGgaccagaccttgagataaggggggaccGGTCATCGAGACTGTTAGATAAGGGGGTTGGGAGGAaaaatttttcggcccttcgggcctcattttggtccaaaaataaggggcccctcccctggaccGCCACTGCAgttatttgactttttttgcaaAGTGTAACACGTAACCTTGCCTGTTGCATAatgaacagagaaaaaaaaatctaaatttcaGTATGTGCTCACTTTcgttttcctccttcccatcaacCCAAATAAAGACGACTAAGGACGAGTCAGGGCCTGCAAGTCAACTAATCAAAAGCTATTGTAATGTATaatttcgattttgtgaaaaaaactaGCGAAGCGTCTGTAAAGTATATTACTCGCAAtaggacggcaggaagaaggGGATGGCAAACGTTTGTGTTTGACAAACCTAACAAGGCTATTACCTACGTGTTTTGTCCTGACCTTcacttaacattaatgttttctggtcttttacaaaaagatctgtttgaatgaaggtgaagtttggcggaaggTTTTTTTCGAACAAAATTACTGTTACGTTTCTCACACAAGgattgccgtcttctttcctttcccgTCCTATTGCAAAAGTTTAGTATTGGCCCAGAAAGGGACGTTTTTCTGTACGTATGCATCAGTTATCGAATTGATTTACTAATTGCAAAATATCCTACAACTTACTATTCAGACCTCACTCTTCCAGTGGATGTTATCAGACTGGATACATGGCCAGTGGCAAGCTGACGTTTGTGAAGAGTGCTGCGTGTTCTAATGGACCTCCAAAAGGTGGAGTCTGGTTCCCTGTCTCAGTCACGGTGAACGGCCAAGATGCACAAGTATACCACAGTGGGGTCCTGGTGGCGACCACCAAGCCTCATTTCCCTCCTAAGGCCTGGGGAGGAGTGTTCGCTTATAACGGTTACAAAAATGTGATCCTCttcagaaatttcacaactgGCCCTATCGTTCACGTCAGCAAGAGATGTAAACGCGTGGTTGACTTGCCAGGATACACTGAAGTGGATGCTGCCCACGGAATTTGGCCGAAAGATGGCTTCTGTCAAGTAGCTTACCTTAGAGACAGCAGTACATCAAGTTATCAGCTCTCAGTCGATATGTACAACTTCATGGGATGGCGAGGAGCCAACTCTGGTCACCTAGGAGTGTTTTTAAACGCCGAAGATCAAGACAACTATGACTTCGTCTATTTTAGGTTTGTTGCAATTTATAGACGCATAAGAGGGAAATTGTCGGTATGTTGATTTCAAACCAGAGCCAGAGCGGCAATCTCAATTTTTCAAAACCATCTTACGACCAGTTCTGTTTACGGAAATGATTTTGGGGTGTTAGAAATTCTATAAAAACGATGGGGAGTGCCATATTAGCTGACGTTTTCGTGACTCAGTTATGCAATAAGCCTTTTACTGGTCTTATAATCGCACTCGCTTAATtttatgtattgtttctttttatttctcagGCCTCATTCATCCAGCTTATGTTTTCAGACGGGTTACGTTTACAAAGGTCAACCAAAATTTGACGGAGCAAAGTCCGCCTCTTGCCCCAACGGTCCCCCTAAGGGAGCAGAATGGTTCAACATCAGGGTGGTAGTGTCGAACTCCACACCTGCCGGGGAAGTGAAGGTCTACCTGAAAGGAACATTGGTGACGTCATTCAACCCAcgctatccaatcagaaaacgTGGTGGTGTCTTGGTTGCCAATGGGTACAAAAATGTGGTGTATTACAAGAACTTTAAGTTCCTCTCTGGTCCTATCATTCACGTCAGCAAGAGATGCAAACGCGTGGTTGACTTGCCAGGATACACTGAAGTGGATGCTGCCCACGGAATTTGGCCGAAAGATGGCTTCTGTCAAGTAGCTTACCTTAGAGACAGCAGTACATCAAGTTATCAGCTCTCAGTCGATATGTACAACTTCATGGGATGGCGAGGAGCCAACTCTGGTCACCTAGGAGTGTTTTTAAACGCCGAAGATCAAGACAACTATGACTTCGTCTATTTTAGGTTTGTTGCAATTTATAGACGCATAAGAGGGAAATTGTCGGTATGTTGATTTCAAACCAGAGCCAGAGCGGCAATCTCAATTTTTCAAAACCATCTTACGACCAGTTCTGTTTACGGAAATGATTTCAGGGTATTAGAAATTCTATAAAAAAGATGGGGAGTGCTGTATTAGCTGACATGCTCGTGACTCGGTTATGCAATAAGCCTTTTAGGTTTAGTCGCATTTCCTTAATTTTacttattgtttctttttatttcccaGGCCTCATTCATCCAGCTTATGTTTTCAGACGGGTTACGTTTACAAAGGTCAACCAAAATTTGACGGAGCAAAGTCCGCCTCTTGCCCCAACGGTCCCCCCAAGGGAGCAGAATGGTTCAACATCAGGGTGGTAGTGTCAAAGAACTCCAATCCTGCCGGGGAAGGGAAGGTCTACCTGAAAGGAACATTGGTGACATCATTCAACCTGCGCCATCCAATCAGAAAACGTGGTGGTGTCTTGGTTGCCAATGGTTACAATAATGTGGTGTATTACAAGAACTTCAAGTTGTTGTAAGGAAGTTTGTTGTGTCAACATAAAGAACG encodes:
- the LOC140927842 gene encoding uncharacterized skeletal organic matrix protein 7-like; the encoded protein is MRYVSLIALAFLLAKVGDANCQCDCPEADKFSVAAVVDCTSLVKSFPVNLYYTLNTQATLNQLCRVLADPSEESQTYTVSAELFNKAGWKGIHSGHLGLLFNVVDEYNFDFVYLRPHSSSGCYQTGYMASGKLTFVKSAACSNGPPKGGVWFPVSVTVNGQDAQVYHSGVLVATTKPHFPPKAWGGVFAYNGYKNVILFRNFTTGPIVHVSKRCKRVVDLPGYTEVDAAHGIWPKDGFCQVAYLRDSSTSSYQLSVDMYNFMGWRGANSGHLGVFLNAEDQDNYDFVYFRPHSSSLCFQTGYVYKGQPKFDGAKSASCPNGPPKGAEWFNIRVVVSNSTPAGEVKVYLKGTLVTSFNPRYPIRKRGGVLVANGYKNVVYYKNFKFLSGPIIHVSKRCKRVVDLPGYTEVDAAHGIWPKDGFCQVAYLRDSSTSSYQLSVDMYNFMGWRGANSGHLGVFLNAEDQDNYDFVYFRPHSSSLCFQTGYVYKGQPKFDGAKSASCPNGPPKGAEWFNIRVVVSKNSNPAGEGKVYLKGTLVTSFNLRHPIRKRGGVLVANGYNNVVYYKNFKLL